Proteins from a genomic interval of Oncorhynchus nerka isolate Pitt River linkage group LG13, Oner_Uvic_2.0, whole genome shotgun sequence:
- the LOC135574818 gene encoding uncharacterized protein LOC135574818 — MGWNANINRRRQQLRLTRICPACQPNAFQLSVCEDPLSNTLGPPNTSRTPQHTPNTSRTPQHTPTTSWTPNTPPPHPGPSNTPTTSWTLQHPHHILDPHHIPGPQHTPTTSRTPNTPSPHPGPPTHPHNILDPQHTPHHILDPTTSPPHPGPPTHPHRIPDPQHTPTAFRTPNTPPPHSGLPNTPPPHSDPQHTPTASWTPNTPPPHPGPLTHTHHILDPHHTPTTSRTPNTPPPHPGPPTHPHHIPDPQHTPPHPGPPTHPHHIPDPQHTPTTSRTPNTPPPHPGAPTHPITSWTPNTPPPHPGPPTHPHHIPDPQHTPTTSWTPNTPPPHPGPLTHPHHILDPQHTLTTSWTPNTSPPHPGPPTHPHHILDPQHTPTTSWTPNTPPPHPGPPTHPHHIPDPQHTPTTSRTPNTPRPHPGPPTHPHHILDP, encoded by the coding sequence ATGGGGTGGAATGCTAATATCAATCGCCGTCGGCAACAGCTGCGTCTGACACGGATTTGTCCTGCCTGCCAACCTAATGCCTtccaactgtctgtctgtgaagACCCCCTGTCTAACACCCTAGGACCCCCCAACACATCTCGAACCCCCCAACACACCCCCAACACATCTCGAACCCCCCAACACACCCCCACCACATCCTGGACCCCCAACACACCCCCACCACATCCTGGACCCTCCAACACCCCCACCACATCCTGGACCCTCCAACACCCCCACCACATCCTGGACCCCCACCACATCCCGGGCCCCCAACACACCCCCACCACATCCCGGACCCCCAACACACCCTCACCACATCCTGGACCCCCAACACACCCCCACAACATCCTGGACCCCCAACACACCCCCCACCACATCCTGGACCCCACCACATCCCCACCACATCCCGGACCCCCAACACACCCCCACCGCATCCCAGACCCCCAACACACCCCCACCGCATTCCGGACCCCCAACACACCCCCACCGCATTCCGGACTCCCCAACACACCCCCACCGCATTCGGACCCCCAACACACCCCCACCGCATCCTGGACCCCTAACACACCCCCACCACATCCTGGACCCCTAACACATACCCACCACATCCTGGACCCCCACCACACCCCCACCACATCCCGGACCCccaacacacccccaccccatccCGGACCCCCAACACACCCCCACCACATCCCGGACCCCCAACACACCCCACCACATCCCGGACCCCCAACACACCCCCACCACATCCCGGACCCCCAACACACCCCCACCACATCCCGGACCCCCAACACACCCCCACCACATCCTGGAGCCCCAACACACCCCATCACATCCTGGACCCCTAACACACCCCCACCACATCCCGGACCCCCAACACACCCCCACCACATCCCGGACCCCCAACACACCCCGACCACATCCTGGACCCCCAACACACCCCCACCACATCCTGGACCCCTAACACACCCCCACCACATCCTGGACCCCCAACACACCCTCACCACATCCTGGACCCCTAACACATCCCCACCACATCCTGGACCCCCAACACATCCCCACCACATCCTGGACCCCCAACACACCCCCACCACATCCTGGACCCCTAACACACCCCCACCACATCCTGGACCCCCAACACACCCCCACCACATCCCGGACCCCCAACACACCCCCACCACATCCCGGACCCCCAACACACCCCGACCACATCCTGGACCCCCAACACACCCCCACCACATCCTGGACCCCTAA